In Arthrobacter sp. CJ23, the genomic window CCCTGGCCGCGTTTTCGTCGCCGCAGCGCCGCAGCACGGTGATGAAGCGGGAACGCTTGATCTCCAGCTCATGGCGGAAGTCAGGGCCCGCAGCCAGCGTCGTATACGCCGTTGCCCGGCTCACTTGTTCTTGCACCGCCCCAGTCTAGTGCTGGCATGGGCCCACGCTGCCAGGGTTCCCTGAGCGAGCGCAGCGAGTTCGTGGGGCGGTGGGGGGCCCACGCTGCCAGGGTTCCCTGAGCGAGCGCAGCGAGGTCAGGGAGGCAGTGGGGATTAGTCTGGAGGGGTGCTGAAGATCGGACTGACGGGCGGCATCGCCTCGGGGAAATCGCTGGTGGCGTCAACATTGAAGGAACTCGGGGCCGTGCTCATCGACGCCGACGTCATCGCGCGGGAGGTCGTCGAGCCGGGAACCCCGGGTCTCGCCCGTGTGGTGGAGGCCTTCGGCACGGAGATTCTCGACGCCGACGGGCGGCTCGACCGGCCGGCACTCGGCGCGATCGTCTTCAAGGATCCGGAGCGGCGGGAGGTCCTCAACGGCATCATCCACCCCCTGGTGCGGGAGCGCGCCGCCGCGATACTCTCCGCCGCGGCCCCCGGCGATGTGGTTGTCCAGGACATACCGCTCCTCGTCGAAACCGGCCAGGGCAGCAGCTTCCACCTGGTGCTGGTGGTCGACGCCCCGGACGAGGTCCGGGTCCGGCGCATGGTGGAGCATCGGGGCATGACCCCGGACGAGGCCGCGTCCCGCATGGCCGCCCAGGCCACCCGCGCCGAGCGCTTGGCTGCCGCGGACGTGATCCTGGACAATTCGGGCAGCGTGGAGGAGATCCGCGCGCGCGTGCAGGAGCTGTGGGAACAGCGGCTGCTCCCGTTCGCCCGGAACCTGGTGGAGCCGCGCACGGCGCCACGGTCCGGCGGACCGCTCATCGTCCCTGCTGATCCGGACTGGCCGGCCCAGGCCGGGCGGCTGATCGAGCGGATCCGGAAGTCCTCCTCGGAAGTGCACGGCGTGGAACACATCGGCTCCACCTCGGTGCCCGGCCTGGACGCGAAGGACGTCCTCGACCTGCAGGTGGCCGTCTCCTCGCTGGCGGCTGCAGACCGGATTGCCGGGGAACTGGCCGAGGCAGGATTCCCCGTGAAAGCCGGGGCCGTCCGGGACACCCCCACGCCGCCGGACCAGGACCCTTCCGCCTGGCAGAAACGCTTCCACGGCAACGCCGACCCCGGCCGGGCCGCCAACGTCCACGTCCGCGTGCAGGGCAGCCCGGGCTGGCGCTACGCCTTGCTGTTCCGCGACTGGCTGCGCGGAAACCCGGAGGCAGCGGCCCGGTACGCGGCCGAGAAGCACCGGCTCGCCGCCCTGCACGCCGGTGACGGCGGGACGGTGCGTTACGCGGAGGCGAAGGAGCCGTGGTTCACCGAGGTGGCCTGGCCGGAGATGGAGGCGTGGGCCGAGCAGAGCGGCTGGCAGCCGCCGTCGTACGATGAACCGGTGCAAACCCGGACAGTAACTGTCCGGGGGCAGGGGTAGATTTGTTCCATGAGCCTTGCCCAGGAGATCAACCGTGTCGTCGCGCCCTTCGAGGTCATCAGCGAGTTCCAGCCGGCCGGTGACCAGCCGGCCGCCATCGCGGAGTTGACCGAACGGATCAACAACGGCGAGAAAGACGTGGTGCTGCTGGGCGCCACCGGTACCGGCAAGAGTGCCACCACGGCCTGGCTGATCGAGCAGGTCCAGCGTCCCACCCTGGTGATGGTCCAGAACAAGACCCTCGCGGCGCAGCTCGCCAACGAATTCCGCGAGCTCCTGCCCAACAACGCGGTGGAATACTTCGTCTCCTACTACGACTACTACCAGCCGGAAGCGTACGTCCCGCAGACGGACACCTTCATTGAGAAGGACTCCTCCGTGAACGAGGAAGTGGAGCGGCTGCGGCACTCCGCCACCAACGCCCTCCTGACGCGGCGCGACGTGATCGTGGTGGCCACCGTGTCCTGCATCTACGGCCTGGGCACCCCCGAGGAATACATCGCCGGCATGGTCACGCTCCGCAAGGGCGCGGAAATGAACCGGGACGACCTCCTGCGGAAGTTCGTCTCCATGCAGTACACCCGCAACGACATGGACTTCCACCGCGGCACCTTTCGGGTCCGCGGCGATACCGTGGAGATCATTCCCATGTACGAGGAACTTGCCCTGCGCATCGAGTTCTTCGGCGACGAGATCGAGAACATCTACACCCTGCATCCCGTCACAGGTGACGTCATCCGCGAGGAAACAGAGATGTATATCTTCCCGGCCTCGCACTATGTCGCCGGCCCCGAACGCATGGGCCGGGCCATCACGGCCATTGAAACCGAGCTCGCCGAGCGGCTCAACGTCCTGGAGGGCCAGAACAAGCTCGTCGAGGCCCAGCGCCTGCGCATGCGCACCACGTACGACCTCGAGATGATGCAGCAGATGGGCTTCTGCAACGGCATCGAGAACTACTCCCGGCACATCGATGGCCGTGACGGCGGCACGGCCCCGCACTGCCTCATCGACTACTTCCCGGATGATTTCCTGCTGGTCATCGACGAATCCCACGTCACGGTCCCGCAGATCGGCGCCATGTACGAGGGCGACATGTCCCGCAAGCGGACCTTGGTGGACCACGGCTTCCGGTTGCCGTCGGCCATGGACAACCGGCCGCTGAAGTGGGACGAGTTCCTGGAGCGCGTCGGGCAGACCGTCTACCTCTCGGCCACGCCCGGCAAGTACGAGCTCGGCAAGGCCGATGGCTACGTGCAGCAGATCATCCGCCCCACCGGCCTGATCGACCCCGAGGTCATCGTCAAGCCCACCAAGGGGCAGATCGACGATCTCCTCGGCGAGATCCGGCTCCGCACCGAACGCGATGAACGCGTCCTGGTCACCACGCTCACCAAGCGCATGGCCGAAGACCTCACCGACTACCTGTTGGGCCACGGCATCAAGGTCCAGTACCTGCACTCGGATGTGGACACCCTGCGCCGGGTGGAGCTCCTGCGCGAACTGCGCATGGGCAGCTTCGACGTCCTCGTGGGCATCAACCTCCTCCGCGAAGGCCTGGACCTTCCCGAAGTCTCGCTGGTCAGCATCCTCGACGCCGACAAGGAAGGCTTCCTCCGTTCGGCAACCTCGCTCATCCAGACCATCGGCCGTGCCGCCCGCAACGTCTCCGGCCAGGTGCACATGTACGCGGACCGCATCACGGACTCCATGGCCAAGGCGATCGACGAAACCA contains:
- the coaE gene encoding dephospho-CoA kinase, with amino-acid sequence MLKIGLTGGIASGKSLVASTLKELGAVLIDADVIAREVVEPGTPGLARVVEAFGTEILDADGRLDRPALGAIVFKDPERREVLNGIIHPLVRERAAAILSAAAPGDVVVQDIPLLVETGQGSSFHLVLVVDAPDEVRVRRMVEHRGMTPDEAASRMAAQATRAERLAAADVILDNSGSVEEIRARVQELWEQRLLPFARNLVEPRTAPRSGGPLIVPADPDWPAQAGRLIERIRKSSSEVHGVEHIGSTSVPGLDAKDVLDLQVAVSSLAAADRIAGELAEAGFPVKAGAVRDTPTPPDQDPSAWQKRFHGNADPGRAANVHVRVQGSPGWRYALLFRDWLRGNPEAAARYAAEKHRLAALHAGDGGTVRYAEAKEPWFTEVAWPEMEAWAEQSGWQPPSYDEPVQTRTVTVRGQG
- the uvrB gene encoding excinuclease ABC subunit UvrB, with the protein product MSLAQEINRVVAPFEVISEFQPAGDQPAAIAELTERINNGEKDVVLLGATGTGKSATTAWLIEQVQRPTLVMVQNKTLAAQLANEFRELLPNNAVEYFVSYYDYYQPEAYVPQTDTFIEKDSSVNEEVERLRHSATNALLTRRDVIVVATVSCIYGLGTPEEYIAGMVTLRKGAEMNRDDLLRKFVSMQYTRNDMDFHRGTFRVRGDTVEIIPMYEELALRIEFFGDEIENIYTLHPVTGDVIREETEMYIFPASHYVAGPERMGRAITAIETELAERLNVLEGQNKLVEAQRLRMRTTYDLEMMQQMGFCNGIENYSRHIDGRDGGTAPHCLIDYFPDDFLLVIDESHVTVPQIGAMYEGDMSRKRTLVDHGFRLPSAMDNRPLKWDEFLERVGQTVYLSATPGKYELGKADGYVQQIIRPTGLIDPEVIVKPTKGQIDDLLGEIRLRTERDERVLVTTLTKRMAEDLTDYLLGHGIKVQYLHSDVDTLRRVELLRELRMGSFDVLVGINLLREGLDLPEVSLVSILDADKEGFLRSATSLIQTIGRAARNVSGQVHMYADRITDSMAKAIDETNRRREIQVQYNTDNGIDPQPLRKKIADITDQLAREDADTKELLAATGKGRGKGKSAVTVRADGLAAAPAEDLVGLIEQLTEQMHAAAAELQFEIAARIRDEVGELKRELRQMQSAGHA